A single genomic interval of Candidatus Deferrimicrobium sp. harbors:
- a CDS encoding sulfate adenylyltransferase subunit 1, whose product MNITDTLRIVIVGHVDHGKSTLIGRLFYDTGSLPEERYREIEATCRAQGRAFEFAYLMDALEEEREHNITIDTAQTFFKTSLRPYIIIDAPGHKEFLKNMITGAAAADAAILLVDGAEGVREQTRRHAYMLSLLGLRQVVVAVNKLDLVGFRRDRFEGVEEEIRGFLLSVGLVPAHVVPISAREGDNIATPSERTAWYSGPTLLDALDSFFPARDISGLPLRFPVQDIYVGDGKRVYAGRVESGCLRAGSRAVFSPSGKKAVVRSVEKWKQPALPEAHAGECVGVTFTEELFVERGEVLSEAGEASPAAREISASLFWLGNEPLRLSARYVLKLATAEVEAVLSAITERIDSSTLEVTERHANRVENLEVANVTFTLQHSIAADTFKENPRMGRFVVEVGEFVAGGGIVREVRSDRLGRGTRVVRLHSRMMTEPDGNFVDLSQEAGPVEFEVSREFVARLGEGEKVAIRLCTADQLEKIARLAFGYGLGMTYRRGPDGNRVVLFRESPVVQAATEDGFPVI is encoded by the coding sequence ATGAACATCACCGACACGTTGCGCATCGTGATCGTGGGCCACGTGGACCACGGGAAGTCGACCCTGATCGGAAGGCTGTTCTACGATACCGGTTCCCTGCCCGAGGAACGGTACCGGGAGATCGAGGCGACCTGCCGGGCGCAGGGGAGGGCGTTCGAGTTCGCCTACCTCATGGACGCGCTGGAGGAGGAGCGGGAGCATAACATCACCATCGACACGGCCCAGACCTTCTTCAAGACCTCCCTACGTCCCTACATCATCATCGACGCCCCCGGGCACAAGGAGTTCCTGAAGAACATGATCACGGGGGCCGCCGCGGCCGACGCCGCCATCCTTCTGGTCGACGGGGCGGAGGGAGTCCGGGAACAGACCCGCCGGCATGCCTACATGCTCTCCCTCCTCGGGCTGCGGCAAGTGGTGGTGGCGGTCAACAAGCTGGACCTCGTCGGCTTCCGCCGGGACCGGTTCGAGGGGGTGGAAGAGGAAATTCGCGGATTCCTCCTTTCCGTGGGCCTCGTCCCCGCGCACGTGGTCCCCATCTCCGCCCGCGAAGGGGACAACATCGCCACCCCTTCGGAGCGAACGGCATGGTACTCCGGTCCTACCCTCCTTGACGCCCTCGACTCCTTTTTCCCCGCCCGGGACATCTCCGGGCTGCCGCTCCGGTTCCCGGTGCAGGACATCTACGTGGGAGACGGAAAGCGGGTCTACGCGGGGCGCGTGGAGTCCGGCTGTCTCCGCGCCGGAAGCCGGGCGGTCTTCTCCCCTTCGGGGAAAAAGGCCGTGGTCCGGTCGGTGGAGAAATGGAAACAGCCGGCCCTTCCGGAGGCCCACGCGGGAGAGTGCGTCGGGGTCACCTTTACCGAGGAACTGTTCGTGGAGCGCGGGGAAGTCCTGTCGGAAGCGGGGGAGGCGTCCCCGGCGGCGCGCGAGATCTCGGCGAGCCTGTTCTGGCTGGGGAACGAACCGCTGCGGCTTTCCGCACGGTACGTCCTGAAGCTCGCCACCGCCGAAGTCGAGGCGGTCCTCTCGGCGATCACGGAGCGGATCGATTCCTCCACGCTGGAGGTCACCGAGCGTCACGCGAACCGGGTGGAGAACCTGGAGGTCGCCAACGTCACGTTCACGCTCCAGCACTCCATCGCCGCGGACACGTTCAAGGAGAACCCGCGGATGGGACGGTTCGTCGTGGAGGTGGGGGAATTCGTGGCCGGCGGCGGGATCGTCCGGGAGGTCCGCTCGGACCGGCTCGGCCGGGGGACGCGCGTGGTGCGGCTTCATTCCCGGATGATGACGGAGCCGGACGGAAATTTCGTAGACCTGTCGCAGGAAGCAGGGCCCGTGGAGTTCGAGGTATCCAGGGAATTCGTCGCGCGCCTCGGAGAAGGCGAAAAGGTCGCGATCCGGCTTTGCACGGCAGACCAGTTGGAAAAGATCGCCCGGCTGGCGTTCGGGTACGGCCTCGGCATGACGTATCGCCGGGGGCCGGATGGGAACCGCGTCGTCCTGTTCCGGGAAAGTCCGGTTGTTCAGGCGGCGACGGAGGATGGATTCCCGGTCATATGA
- a CDS encoding nitrite/sulfite reductase — translation MKNDPEPTDPISAAEIAGVADAVGALLSGAIPPDEFRRRRVVMGIYPIREGPDRYLIRVRIPLGRVSPRHLRALAETADRFATGGGVHLTTRQDVHIYGVEMRRLSGALSFLAESGLTTREACGDTVRNIVVCPFAGISPDEVFDVTPYARALGSRLLRHPLGQRLPRKFKIAFEGCRGADHVGLPFQDMGVRAVVSPEVRPGFRIHVAGGLGALPQAGLPLEPFTPVIRLWSTVEALLRIFDRMGDRTNRGRARLKFAAGRLGADAFRRLLFDERETVESSDPAGGPDLPEPVFPGWADHGGHGGLPAWPSAMRQRQANRLAFPVRIPLGDISTGRLYLLADLTEQVGAGVRITTAQGILLTDVPETEGERMAGSLRDRGFLPPREVSIVRCAGTDTCTVGITRVRGLAAALEAKISSVEVATRRLRSVTIRISGCPNGCGHHLVGEIGLRGVARNVGGRLAPHYMLHLGGEAGEDGTALFGTPIGRVAVRRVPEAIERLLALLDEEGEDGESARETFVRLGKDRCAAPLKDLLEEPSERYGEEDFFDLGVSSAEVFPAVIAGKRAS, via the coding sequence ATGAAAAACGATCCGGAACCGACGGACCCGATCTCCGCGGCCGAAATCGCCGGGGTCGCGGATGCGGTGGGGGCGCTCCTCTCCGGGGCGATCCCTCCGGACGAGTTCCGCCGCCGTCGCGTCGTCATGGGGATCTACCCTATCCGCGAAGGACCGGACCGTTATCTCATCCGCGTCCGCATTCCACTCGGACGGGTTTCGCCACGTCATCTGCGCGCCCTTGCGGAGACGGCCGACCGGTTCGCAACCGGCGGAGGGGTTCACCTCACGACCCGGCAGGACGTCCACATCTACGGGGTAGAGATGCGACGACTCTCCGGCGCGCTCTCCTTTCTTGCGGAATCGGGGCTCACCACGCGGGAAGCGTGCGGCGACACGGTGCGGAACATCGTGGTTTGCCCCTTCGCGGGGATCTCCCCCGACGAGGTCTTCGACGTGACGCCGTACGCGCGGGCCCTTGGCTCGCGTCTCCTTCGCCATCCTCTCGGTCAGCGGCTTCCACGGAAGTTCAAGATCGCGTTCGAGGGGTGCCGGGGAGCCGACCACGTCGGACTTCCGTTCCAGGACATGGGGGTTCGGGCCGTCGTCTCGCCGGAGGTCCGCCCGGGGTTCCGGATTCACGTCGCCGGGGGGTTGGGAGCGTTGCCGCAAGCCGGATTGCCTCTGGAGCCCTTCACGCCGGTCATCCGGTTGTGGTCGACCGTGGAGGCGCTGTTACGGATCTTCGACCGCATGGGGGACCGGACGAACCGCGGGCGGGCGCGGCTGAAGTTCGCCGCGGGGAGGTTGGGGGCCGATGCGTTCCGGCGGCTTCTCTTTGATGAGCGGGAAACCGTGGAATCTTCCGATCCGGCGGGCGGTCCGGACTTGCCGGAACCGGTCTTCCCGGGATGGGCGGATCATGGTGGGCATGGCGGTCTCCCGGCGTGGCCCAGCGCGATGCGGCAGCGCCAGGCGAATCGGCTCGCCTTCCCGGTTCGGATCCCCCTTGGGGATATTTCTACGGGGCGCTTGTATTTGCTCGCGGATTTGACGGAACAGGTGGGGGCGGGAGTGCGCATCACGACGGCGCAGGGGATCCTGTTGACCGACGTTCCGGAAACGGAGGGTGAACGCATGGCGGGGTCGTTGCGCGACCGCGGCTTCCTGCCCCCGCGGGAGGTGTCGATCGTCCGGTGCGCTGGAACGGACACCTGCACGGTGGGTATCACCCGCGTCCGGGGGCTCGCCGCGGCGTTGGAGGCAAAGATCTCTTCCGTGGAAGTGGCGACCCGCCGGCTCCGGTCGGTGACAATCCGGATCTCGGGGTGCCCCAACGGGTGCGGCCATCATCTGGTCGGGGAGATCGGCCTGCGGGGGGTCGCAAGGAATGTGGGAGGACGGCTGGCTCCCCATTACATGCTTCACCTGGGCGGTGAGGCTGGAGAGGATGGGACGGCTCTCTTCGGAACGCCCATCGGCCGCGTCGCGGTTCGGCGGGTTCCGGAAGCGATCGAACGTCTTCTGGCGCTTCTCGACGAGGAGGGCGAGGACGGAGAGAGCGCCCGGGAAACGTTTGTGCGACTCGGGAAAGACCGGTGCGCTGCGCCGCTGAAGGATCTTCTGGAGGAACCCTCGGAGCGCTACGGCGAGGAGGATTTTTTCGACCTGGGGGTTTCCTCCGCCGAGGTGTTCCCCGCCGTCATCGCGGGGAAGAGAGCCTCCTGA
- a CDS encoding PLP-dependent aspartate aminotransferase family protein, protein MTEDVWGLKTRILHHGAETDPHTGAAAVPVYQVSTFAQKDPVNLGKYEYARGENPTREALEHAIARLEGGDVGVAFASGMAAISSVLLLFRPGDHLLVAEDVYGGTYRAVTTIFRQWGLESTFVDTSDPGNIAAAIRPETRAIFVETPSNPILKITDLAAVSAIAREKKLISIVDNTFMTPYLQRPIEHGFDIVVHSATKFLGGHSDLIAGLVVTRDAEVGGRLKFIQRAFGAILGPQDAFLLSRGIKTLGARMEAQQANAEKIARWLTGGPGIRKVYYPTLTGHQGREVHLRQSAGGGAVVSFELQDGPTAHRFMRSVRLPLLAVSLGGVESILSYPATMSHGSMPREERRTRGITDGLVRLSVGLEDPEDMIRDLANALTS, encoded by the coding sequence ATGACGGAAGACGTGTGGGGTTTGAAGACGAGGATCCTCCACCACGGAGCGGAGACCGACCCGCATACGGGCGCGGCGGCCGTGCCCGTGTACCAGGTCTCCACCTTCGCGCAGAAAGACCCGGTGAACCTCGGAAAATACGAGTATGCCCGGGGGGAGAACCCCACCCGGGAGGCGCTGGAGCACGCCATCGCCAGGCTCGAAGGCGGTGATGTGGGGGTGGCGTTCGCCTCCGGGATGGCGGCGATCTCTTCGGTCCTGCTCCTGTTCCGTCCCGGGGACCACCTGCTCGTCGCGGAGGACGTGTACGGGGGGACGTACCGCGCGGTGACCACGATCTTCCGGCAGTGGGGCCTCGAGAGCACGTTCGTGGACACGTCGGATCCGGGGAACATCGCGGCGGCGATCCGGCCGGAAACGCGCGCCATCTTCGTCGAGACCCCCTCCAACCCGATTCTCAAGATCACGGACCTTGCCGCCGTTTCCGCCATCGCCCGCGAGAAGAAGCTGATTTCGATCGTCGACAACACCTTCATGACCCCGTACCTGCAGCGGCCGATCGAGCACGGCTTCGACATCGTCGTCCACAGTGCGACGAAATTCCTGGGCGGGCACAGCGACCTGATCGCCGGGCTGGTGGTGACACGAGACGCGGAGGTGGGCGGGCGGCTCAAGTTCATCCAGCGAGCCTTCGGCGCGATCCTCGGGCCGCAGGACGCGTTCCTCCTCTCCCGCGGCATCAAGACACTCGGGGCGCGGATGGAGGCCCAGCAGGCGAACGCGGAGAAAATCGCCCGGTGGTTGACCGGCGGCCCGGGGATCCGGAAGGTGTACTACCCGACGCTGACCGGCCACCAGGGACGCGAGGTCCACCTTCGGCAGTCGGCCGGCGGAGGGGCCGTGGTCTCGTTCGAGCTGCAGGACGGCCCAACCGCGCACCGCTTCATGCGGAGCGTCCGCCTCCCCCTCCTCGCCGTCAGTCTTGGCGGGGTGGAGAGCATCCTGTCGTACCCCGCGACGATGTCCCACGGCTCCATGCCGCGGGAGGAGCGGCGCACGCGGGGGATCACCGACGGGTTGGTCCGCCTCTCGGTGGGCCTGGAGGATCCGGAAGACATGATCCGGGACCTCGCGAACGCCTTGACGTCATGA
- a CDS encoding OprO/OprP family phosphate-selective porin has product MGSIRIAVRYMVFVTVLSMAAGPGFLAFAEEIQGVAAGSPAPGTSLEELDQKVRVLERKWEIEQETAAAKAKESPFVTAGGKDGFSIRSADGSHQLKLNGFVQGDGRFFLDDEQKPAMNTFLIRRAFLNFEGTVHRDYVFRIQSDFGGGKTTLQDAYLDARFASAFQLLVGKTKVPFLLERLQSATDRRFVELAFPNSLSPNRDIGAFVHGDLGKGVLSYAAGVFNGLPDGDTSDGDTNDDKDAVARIFAHPFKNTGIEPLGGFGFGIAATYGNQEGSISSSKKTFTSNLPSYKTSGQQTFFSYLDSTGEPSKDFSADNNVRADGIRTRFSPQAYYYWGPFGLLGEYVRTSQEVRKKNDVARLTNSAWQAAAYYVVTGEKNSFRHIAPSKPFNLSNGQFGALELVARYSELRVDGDAFPKFADPAKSASRAKAWAAGVNWYLNPKVRIQADYEQTRFTGGASGNQDREQEKVILSRIEVAY; this is encoded by the coding sequence ATGGGAAGCATCCGAATTGCGGTTCGGTACATGGTTTTCGTTACGGTTCTGTCGATGGCGGCGGGACCTGGTTTCCTCGCGTTCGCGGAGGAAATACAGGGCGTCGCCGCCGGTAGCCCTGCACCCGGAACATCGTTGGAGGAACTGGACCAGAAGGTCCGCGTCCTCGAGCGGAAGTGGGAGATCGAGCAGGAAACCGCGGCCGCCAAGGCCAAGGAAAGCCCGTTCGTCACCGCGGGGGGAAAGGATGGTTTCTCGATCCGCTCGGCGGACGGAAGCCATCAGTTGAAACTGAACGGGTTCGTGCAAGGCGACGGGCGGTTCTTCCTCGATGACGAGCAGAAGCCGGCCATGAACACGTTTCTTATCCGGCGCGCGTTCCTGAACTTCGAAGGGACCGTGCACAGGGATTACGTTTTCAGGATCCAGTCGGATTTCGGAGGAGGAAAGACGACGTTGCAGGACGCCTACCTGGACGCCCGGTTCGCCTCCGCGTTCCAGCTCCTCGTAGGAAAGACGAAGGTGCCTTTCCTGCTCGAGCGGCTCCAGTCAGCGACGGACCGCCGCTTCGTCGAACTCGCGTTCCCGAACAGCCTCTCACCGAACCGGGACATCGGAGCGTTCGTTCACGGCGATCTGGGGAAAGGCGTGCTGAGCTACGCGGCAGGCGTGTTCAACGGTCTGCCGGACGGCGATACATCGGATGGCGACACCAACGATGACAAGGATGCCGTGGCGCGCATCTTCGCTCACCCGTTCAAAAACACGGGGATCGAGCCGCTCGGAGGCTTCGGGTTCGGGATCGCCGCGACCTACGGCAACCAGGAAGGGTCGATCAGCAGCTCGAAGAAGACCTTCACATCGAACCTTCCCTCCTACAAGACGTCCGGCCAGCAGACGTTCTTCAGCTACCTCGACAGCACGGGCGAGCCGTCAAAGGACTTCTCCGCCGACAACAACGTCAGGGCCGACGGAATCCGGACCCGCTTCTCGCCCCAGGCGTACTACTACTGGGGGCCCTTCGGCCTCCTCGGGGAATATGTGCGGACCAGCCAGGAGGTCAGGAAGAAAAACGACGTCGCGCGGCTGACGAACAGCGCGTGGCAGGCGGCCGCCTATTACGTGGTGACGGGCGAGAAGAACTCCTTCAGGCACATTGCTCCGTCCAAGCCGTTCAACCTTTCCAACGGGCAGTTCGGGGCACTGGAGCTCGTCGCGCGCTACAGCGAGCTTCGCGTGGACGGCGACGCGTTTCCGAAGTTCGCCGACCCAGCCAAATCCGCCAGCCGTGCCAAGGCCTGGGCCGCCGGCGTTAACTGGTACCTGAATCCCAAGGTCAGGATCCAGGCCGACTACGAACAGACGCGCTTCACGGGCGGCGCGAGCGGAAATCAGGACAGGGAGCAGGAAAAGGTCATCTTGAGCCGGATCGAGGTCGCCTATTAG
- a CDS encoding sulfate ABC transporter substrate-binding protein, protein MIRKKLTNISVFLILLGFALPGPARGDVTLLNVSYDPTRELYQEFNAAFAKQWQAKTGEKVTIKQSHGGSGKQGRAVIDGLEADVVTLGLAYDIDEIHEKARLLPKNWQPRLPHNSSPYTSTIVFLVRKGNPKGIRDWDDLVKPGVSVITPNPKTSGGARWNYLAAWAFSLKKYGNDEGKARDFVTKLYKNVPVLDSGARGSTTTFVKRGIGDVFLSWENEAFLAVNELGKDKFEIVVPSLSILAEPPVTVVDKVVDRRRTRKVAQAYLEYLYTPEGQEIAAKHYYRPRLESVAARYAKQFPKVTLFTIDELFGGWQKAQKKHFADGGVYDRIYQAGK, encoded by the coding sequence ATGATAAGGAAAAAGCTCACGAATATTTCGGTCTTCCTCATCCTTCTAGGTTTTGCGCTTCCCGGGCCGGCGCGTGGGGATGTCACGCTTTTGAACGTGTCGTACGACCCCACGAGAGAGCTGTACCAGGAGTTCAACGCGGCCTTCGCGAAGCAGTGGCAGGCGAAGACGGGCGAGAAGGTAACGATCAAGCAGTCCCACGGAGGCTCGGGGAAGCAGGGACGGGCCGTGATCGACGGGCTGGAAGCCGACGTTGTGACGCTCGGGCTGGCCTACGACATCGACGAGATCCACGAGAAGGCACGGCTGCTCCCGAAGAACTGGCAGCCCCGTCTCCCGCACAACAGCTCGCCGTATACCTCGACGATCGTCTTCCTCGTGCGGAAAGGGAACCCGAAAGGAATCCGGGACTGGGACGATCTCGTCAAGCCGGGGGTGTCGGTGATCACTCCCAACCCGAAGACCTCCGGCGGGGCCCGGTGGAATTACCTCGCCGCATGGGCGTTCTCCCTGAAGAAGTACGGAAACGACGAGGGGAAAGCGCGGGACTTCGTGACGAAGCTCTACAAGAACGTGCCGGTCCTGGATTCCGGCGCGCGGGGCTCCACCACGACCTTCGTCAAGCGCGGAATAGGGGACGTGTTCCTTTCGTGGGAGAACGAGGCGTTCCTCGCCGTGAACGAGCTCGGGAAGGACAAGTTCGAGATCGTCGTGCCCTCCCTGAGCATCCTCGCGGAGCCTCCGGTGACCGTCGTGGACAAGGTTGTGGATCGCCGGCGCACCCGGAAGGTGGCGCAGGCTTATCTCGAGTACCTGTATACGCCTGAGGGGCAGGAAATCGCTGCGAAACACTATTACCGGCCGCGCCTCGAATCGGTTGCCGCCAGATACGCAAAACAGTTCCCCAAGGTCACGCTTTTCACCATCGACGAGCTATTCGGAGGGTGGCAGAAGGCCCAGAAGAAGCATTTCGCCGACGGCGGTGTCTACGACCGGATCTACCAGGCGGGGAAGTAG
- the cysT gene encoding sulfate ABC transporter permease subunit CysT, translated as MGFTLLYLSLIVLIPLSAAFIGTAGIPWARFVETVTSPRVVASYRLTLWTSLLAAGVNLVFGFLAAWVLVRYRFPGKRLVDALVDLPFALPTAVAGIALTSIYSANGWIGRYLEPLGIKVAFTPLGVAVALTFIGLPFVVRTVQPVLEDLDAEYEEAASCLGANRRQVFLRVLFPPLVPALLTGFALAFARALGEYGSVVFIAGNMPMVSEITPLIIITKLEQYDYAGATSIAVVMLVASFLLLLAINGLQWWAGRREVFR; from the coding sequence ATGGGGTTCACGCTGCTGTACCTCTCGCTGATCGTGCTGATACCGCTCTCAGCGGCGTTCATCGGGACCGCGGGGATCCCCTGGGCGCGGTTCGTCGAGACGGTCACCTCCCCGCGGGTCGTGGCATCGTACCGTCTGACCCTCTGGACTTCCCTCCTGGCCGCGGGGGTGAACCTGGTGTTCGGGTTCCTCGCGGCGTGGGTGCTGGTGCGGTACCGCTTCCCCGGGAAGCGCCTCGTGGACGCGCTCGTGGACCTTCCCTTCGCCCTGCCGACCGCGGTGGCGGGGATCGCCCTTACCTCGATCTACTCGGCGAACGGCTGGATCGGGCGGTACCTGGAGCCGTTGGGGATCAAGGTTGCCTTCACCCCGCTGGGGGTCGCGGTCGCGCTGACGTTCATCGGCCTGCCGTTCGTGGTTCGGACGGTCCAGCCGGTCCTGGAAGACCTTGACGCGGAGTACGAGGAGGCGGCCTCCTGCCTTGGAGCGAACCGCCGGCAGGTCTTCCTCCGCGTCCTGTTCCCGCCGCTGGTGCCGGCGCTGCTGACCGGATTCGCACTGGCGTTCGCGAGGGCCCTCGGCGAATACGGTTCGGTTGTGTTCATCGCGGGGAACATGCCGATGGTTTCCGAGATCACGCCGCTGATCATCATCACCAAGCTGGAACAGTACGACTACGCCGGGGCGACGTCGATCGCCGTGGTCATGCTCGTCGCCTCCTTCCTTCTTCTCCTGGCGATCAACGGCCTGCAGTGGTGGGCCGGCCGCCGGGAGGTCTTCCGATGA